A part of Amycolatopsis lurida genomic DNA contains:
- a CDS encoding helix-turn-helix transcriptional regulator, with protein MSLRGRDAELARAQRLLADARDAHSGVLALRGAAGIGKSVLLDHAVSIAEAEGMRVVRGAGVESDSELAYGGLHQLLFPHLDRLGALPTPQATALRCAFGLAEGDDANRFLISAGTLSLLAALAEDAPLLCAVDDLQWLDQGSVEALLFAARRFVADPIAMLFAVRETSAPVELAGLEAVDLSGLAAPDAARLLDDHAPELVGPVRTRVLAESGGNPLAIIELGSSRLAARDVDESDPAEQVGPLPVTRRVQEAFRRQIVELPEPTQRALLAAAADTAAPLATILHVIEALGGAPGDLAPAERDRLLRIDSRITFRHPLVRAAAYQDAPLHRRIEVHRAYAEALRADADADRRAWHLAAATTKPDEAVAAELEEVAERAWHRGGAMAVCAAYERAGRLSADRELKARRIGRASQAAFDAGKADRAARLAAEALALTADTGVRADAIYTRGAVEYERTSPRADAELTLEAAALVRDTDPERAALTLYEAAHAARHGAAHDLLRRAADLMRGFGPPEHWAPVVDALLGWAELFAGRPERAVGPMRALYTASPGGGNDLMQRITAAIGGLMLADDDGVLTGTEDMLAEARATGTLGWVPYILNVLAVARLFRGEFADARACVAEGAAVSAELGNTTERLAHRSVEVWLHAVSGDESRCRALAEEVLQGARTRHRVNAEIADWGLGMLDLSARRFGEALDRLERVCRGPASRDLLVRAVPDLVEAAVRGGEPDRAHGPLVEFRHWAEHVDRPVATGLVLRCRALLADDADADALYAGALRLQERNGGPYERARTQLVYGEWLRRRRRRTEARAHLAAAVSAFEDLGAALWAERARGELAAFGERGDEPRRSGPLTLLTPQELQVVRLAATGHTNKDIAAQLFLSPRTVGHHLYKAYPKLGVTGRAELAGFV; from the coding sequence ATGTCGCTGAGGGGAAGGGACGCCGAGCTGGCGCGGGCTCAACGCCTGCTGGCGGACGCGCGTGACGCGCACAGCGGCGTGCTGGCGCTGCGGGGTGCGGCGGGCATCGGGAAATCGGTTCTTCTCGACCACGCTGTGTCGATCGCCGAAGCCGAGGGCATGCGGGTGGTCCGCGGGGCGGGTGTCGAGTCCGATTCCGAGCTCGCGTATGGCGGTCTGCATCAACTCCTGTTCCCACACTTGGATCGGCTGGGCGCCCTGCCCACTCCCCAGGCGACGGCACTGCGGTGCGCTTTCGGCCTGGCCGAGGGAGACGACGCCAACCGGTTCCTGATCTCCGCGGGCACTCTGTCGTTGCTCGCCGCGCTGGCCGAGGACGCCCCTCTGCTGTGCGCGGTCGACGACCTGCAATGGCTCGACCAGGGTTCCGTGGAGGCACTGTTGTTCGCGGCCCGCCGCTTCGTGGCCGACCCGATCGCGATGCTGTTCGCGGTGCGCGAGACGTCGGCACCGGTCGAACTCGCGGGCCTCGAGGCCGTGGATCTGTCCGGCCTCGCCGCGCCCGACGCCGCCCGGCTGCTGGACGACCACGCACCGGAACTCGTCGGACCGGTGCGGACGAGGGTCCTCGCGGAGTCCGGCGGCAATCCACTGGCGATCATCGAACTCGGGTCGTCGCGGCTCGCGGCACGCGATGTCGACGAGTCCGACCCGGCCGAGCAGGTCGGCCCGCTGCCGGTGACCCGCCGTGTGCAGGAGGCGTTCCGCCGCCAGATCGTCGAGCTTCCCGAACCCACCCAGCGCGCGCTGCTGGCGGCGGCGGCGGACACGGCGGCGCCGCTTGCGACGATCCTGCACGTGATCGAAGCCCTCGGCGGCGCGCCCGGCGACCTGGCGCCCGCCGAACGCGACCGGCTGCTCCGGATCGACAGCCGGATCACCTTCCGCCACCCCCTGGTACGGGCAGCCGCCTACCAGGACGCGCCGCTGCACCGGCGGATCGAGGTACATCGCGCGTACGCCGAAGCGTTGCGAGCGGACGCCGATGCCGACCGACGGGCCTGGCACCTCGCTGCCGCCACCACCAAACCCGACGAGGCGGTGGCGGCCGAACTCGAAGAGGTGGCGGAGCGGGCCTGGCACCGAGGCGGCGCGATGGCGGTGTGCGCGGCTTACGAACGTGCCGGCCGGCTCAGCGCCGACCGGGAGCTGAAGGCCCGGCGTATCGGCCGGGCCAGCCAGGCCGCTTTCGACGCGGGCAAGGCCGACCGCGCCGCCCGGCTGGCGGCCGAAGCGCTCGCGCTCACCGCCGACACCGGTGTCCGGGCCGATGCCATCTACACCCGTGGCGCCGTGGAGTACGAACGCACCTCGCCCCGGGCCGACGCGGAGCTGACGCTCGAGGCCGCCGCGTTGGTGCGCGACACCGACCCTGAGCGTGCCGCGCTCACGCTCTACGAAGCCGCGCACGCCGCCCGGCACGGGGCGGCGCACGACCTCCTGCGGCGTGCGGCGGATCTGATGCGCGGGTTCGGCCCGCCGGAACACTGGGCACCCGTCGTCGACGCCCTTCTCGGGTGGGCGGAGCTCTTCGCCGGTCGCCCGGAGCGGGCCGTCGGCCCGATGCGCGCCCTCTACACCGCCTCACCCGGCGGCGGGAACGATCTGATGCAGCGCATCACGGCCGCGATCGGCGGGCTCATGCTCGCGGACGACGACGGCGTCCTCACCGGGACCGAGGACATGCTGGCCGAGGCGCGGGCCACCGGAACGCTGGGGTGGGTCCCGTACATCTTGAACGTGCTCGCCGTGGCGCGGCTGTTCCGCGGCGAGTTCGCGGACGCCCGCGCCTGTGTCGCGGAAGGCGCGGCCGTGAGCGCCGAACTCGGGAACACGACCGAGCGCCTGGCCCACCGTTCGGTGGAGGTGTGGTTGCACGCCGTGTCGGGTGACGAGTCACGCTGCCGGGCCCTTGCCGAGGAGGTGCTCCAGGGGGCCCGGACCCGGCACCGGGTCAACGCCGAGATCGCGGACTGGGGTCTCGGCATGCTCGACCTGTCCGCCCGGCGGTTCGGGGAAGCACTCGACCGGCTCGAAAGGGTGTGCCGGGGACCTGCGAGCCGCGACCTCCTGGTCCGGGCGGTGCCGGATCTGGTGGAGGCCGCCGTGCGCGGCGGCGAGCCGGATCGCGCCCACGGACCCTTGGTGGAGTTCCGGCACTGGGCCGAGCACGTCGACCGCCCGGTCGCCACCGGACTCGTCCTGCGTTGCCGGGCCTTGCTGGCCGACGACGCCGACGCCGACGCGCTGTACGCCGGAGCGCTGCGGCTCCAGGAGCGGAACGGCGGCCCGTACGAACGTGCCCGTACACAGCTGGTCTACGGCGAGTGGCTGCGCCGCCGGCGCCGCCGTACCGAGGCCCGCGCCCATCTCGCGGCGGCGGTGTCCGCGTTCGAGGACCTCGGCGCGGCGCTCTGGGCCGAGCGTGCGCGCGGCGAGCTGGCCGCCTTCGGCGAGCGGGGCGACGAGCCTCGGCGCAGCGGCCCGCTCACTCTGTTGACCCCGCAGGAGTTGCAGGTCGTACGGCTGGCCGCCACCGGTCACACCAACAAGGACATCGCCGCTCAGCTCTTCCTCAGTCCACGGACCGTCGGCCACCACCTCTACAAGGCGTATCCGAAGCTCGGCGTCACCGGGCGCGCCGAGCTGGCCGGCTTCGTCTGA
- a CDS encoding YciI family protein: protein MTKYFLSLPHDSAEEPTMENMDPAELQEIIAAVGAFNTALEEAGAFVTAGGLQPPSTATTVDYSGDTPVLTQGPFVEAKEYLGGFWIIEAENDDVAIEWTKQASRALRSKVEVRALQEEPPA from the coding sequence ATGACGAAGTATTTCCTGAGCCTCCCGCACGACTCGGCCGAGGAGCCGACGATGGAGAACATGGACCCCGCGGAGCTGCAGGAGATCATCGCCGCGGTCGGCGCGTTCAACACCGCCCTCGAGGAGGCGGGCGCGTTCGTGACCGCCGGAGGCCTGCAGCCCCCGTCGACCGCGACCACGGTCGACTACTCCGGGGACACCCCCGTGCTCACCCAGGGCCCGTTCGTCGAAGCCAAGGAATACCTCGGCGGCTTCTGGATCATCGAAGCCGAAAACGACGACGTCGCGATCGAATGGACCAAACAGGCCTCGCGGGCGCTGCGCAGCAAGGTCGAGGTCCGGGCCCTCCAGGAGGAACCCCCCGCCTGA
- a CDS encoding sensor histidine kinase — MRRTFVVTDVVHPSGYENRLKTVLNDLHDGLGPTLAVAVLGLRAARELLVRDRAGAERLLARLEEELHGAITELRRIVTDARPPALDETCLVTAVRRYAGMLADRVPAEHGPLGVTVEVRGELPPLAAEVEVTAYRIIREALVNIARHSGARQCAVRLWPLDGDLRVEIVDDGVGAGGEVLPAVGGTGLRSMRERAVDLGGGCVMEPVPSGGTRIAAWLPLATKE, encoded by the coding sequence ATGCGCCGGACCTTCGTCGTCACCGACGTCGTTCATCCTTCCGGATACGAAAACCGGCTCAAGACGGTGCTCAACGATCTCCACGACGGCCTCGGGCCGACACTCGCCGTGGCGGTGCTCGGGCTGCGCGCCGCCCGCGAACTGCTCGTCCGTGACCGGGCCGGGGCCGAGCGCCTCCTGGCCCGGCTCGAGGAGGAACTCCACGGCGCCATCACCGAATTGCGCCGCATCGTGACCGACGCCCGCCCGCCCGCGCTCGACGAAACGTGCCTCGTCACGGCCGTGCGCCGGTATGCCGGGATGCTCGCCGACCGGGTTCCTGCCGAGCACGGGCCGCTGGGGGTGACGGTCGAGGTCCGCGGTGAGCTGCCGCCGCTGGCGGCCGAGGTGGAGGTCACCGCGTACCGGATCATCCGCGAGGCGCTCGTGAACATCGCCCGCCATTCCGGTGCCCGGCAGTGCGCGGTGCGCCTCTGGCCGCTGGACGGCGATCTGCGCGTGGAGATCGTCGACGACGGAGTCGGCGCGGGCGGCGAGGTGCTGCCCGCGGTCGGCGGGACCGGACTGCGTTCGATGCGGGAACGCGCCGTCGACCTCGGCGGCGGCTGCGTGATGGAGCCGGTGCCCTCAGGCGGCACCCGGATCGCCGCCTGGCTGCCGCTCGCCACCAAGGAGTGA
- a CDS encoding response regulator, with product MFPPLRVLVVDDHPAFRTAICALLDGTDGVEVVGQAPDGLTAVAEAGRAEPDVVLMDLNLPDLDGVEATRRIVSACPHTGVLMLTMFESEAAVFAAMRAGARGYLLKGARNEQVVRAVRVIGDGEAIFSPAIANRVLSLLGTETPRDESFPRLTAREREIMGLIAQGMGNASIADRLVLSPKTVRNHVSHIFRKLHVTDRAQAIAKVRKTGVARSE from the coding sequence ATGTTCCCGCCCCTCCGTGTCCTCGTGGTGGACGACCATCCCGCCTTCCGGACGGCCATCTGCGCGCTGCTCGACGGTACCGACGGCGTCGAGGTCGTCGGCCAGGCTCCCGACGGCCTCACCGCGGTCGCGGAAGCAGGCAGAGCGGAGCCCGACGTCGTCCTGATGGATCTGAACCTCCCGGACCTCGACGGCGTCGAGGCGACCCGCCGGATCGTCAGCGCCTGCCCGCACACCGGTGTGCTCATGCTGACCATGTTCGAGAGCGAAGCCGCGGTGTTCGCCGCCATGCGCGCGGGTGCGCGCGGCTACCTGCTCAAGGGAGCGCGCAACGAGCAGGTCGTCCGCGCGGTGCGGGTGATCGGCGACGGCGAGGCGATCTTCAGCCCGGCCATCGCGAACCGGGTGCTTTCGCTGCTGGGCACGGAGACCCCGCGCGACGAGTCCTTTCCGCGGCTGACCGCGCGCGAACGGGAGATCATGGGGCTCATCGCGCAGGGCATGGGGAACGCCTCCATCGCCGACCGGCTCGTGCTCAGCCCGAAAACGGTGCGAAACCACGTGTCCCACATCTTCCGCAAACTTCACGTCACCGACCGGGCGCAGGCCATCGCCAAGGTCAGGAAGACAGGCGTGGCCCGATCGGAGTAG
- a CDS encoding response regulator transcription factor: protein MLVDQIPVLLHATDTITHAGVTAALRSRPEIRFAGDSDEQAVVLVIVERLNEEARRLLRSLHCAGCAGIVLVAGEVDDSELLDVVGTGVSAIIRRVDATPDTLVRLVKAAAAGEGALPPDLLGRLLSRVSRLQRDVLQPNGWDLAGMSQRETKVLRMIADGFETKEIAGRLSYSERTVKSILHDITNRFQLRNRAHAVAFALREGLI from the coding sequence ATGCTCGTCGACCAGATCCCGGTGCTGCTTCATGCCACCGACACCATCACGCACGCGGGTGTCACCGCCGCGCTGCGCTCACGTCCTGAGATCCGCTTCGCCGGCGACTCCGATGAGCAGGCCGTCGTCCTGGTCATCGTCGAGCGGCTGAACGAGGAGGCACGGCGGTTGCTGCGCAGCCTCCACTGCGCCGGCTGCGCGGGGATCGTCCTGGTCGCCGGCGAGGTGGACGACTCGGAGTTGCTGGACGTCGTGGGCACCGGTGTCTCCGCGATCATCCGCCGGGTCGACGCCACCCCCGACACGCTGGTGCGGCTGGTGAAGGCCGCGGCCGCCGGGGAAGGCGCGCTGCCGCCGGATCTGCTCGGCCGTCTGCTGTCCCGGGTGTCCCGGTTGCAGCGGGACGTGCTGCAACCGAACGGCTGGGATCTGGCCGGGATGTCGCAGCGCGAGACCAAGGTGCTGCGGATGATCGCGGACGGCTTCGAGACGAAGGAGATCGCCGGCCGGCTGAGCTACTCCGAGCGGACGGTGAAGTCGATCCTGCACGACATCACCAACCGTTTCCAGCTCCGCAACCGCGCTCATGCCGTCGCGTTCGCCTTGCGCGAGGGGTTGATCTGA